In Musa acuminata AAA Group cultivar baxijiao chromosome BXJ2-10, Cavendish_Baxijiao_AAA, whole genome shotgun sequence, a genomic segment contains:
- the LOC135624169 gene encoding uncharacterized protein LOC135624169, with amino-acid sequence MYTHGKHAKTESETSSISLSSPPPSPPRPAYYVQSPLEYGDRATATSYHSTPARPPTHNHHSRDSFTARLSSTPGTRKVSLNYGVTGADRHRDDMPWRDTAAIEEESLLRDGEQEEKRLPRRFYVLAFVAVFLVLFFLFALVLWGASRHQSPQVTMNSITFEDFYVQAGTDSSLVPTDLLTLNSTVKLTYRNTGSFFGVHVTSTPVLLDYYQLAIASGSIDYFYQSRKSQRNLHVAVMSSKLPLYGGGSGLSGRPNGQPVNLTLSVTVRSRAHVLGKLVKPKFYSHVRCAIVMDQTRLDTPVSLKNSCQYS; translated from the exons ATGTACACTCACGGGAAGCATGCCAAGACGGAGTCGGAGACGTCGAGCATCTCGCTGTCGTCCCCTCCTCCCTCCCCTCCCCGGCCCGCCTACTACGTCCAGAGCCCACTGGAATACGGCGACAGGGCGACGGCCACATCGTACCACTCCACACCGGCGCGCCCCCCGACCCACAACCACCATTCCCGGGATTCCTTCACCGCCCGCCTCTCGTCGACTCCCGGCACCAGGAAGGTCTCCCTCAACTACGGCGTGACGGGCGCTGATCGCCACCGGGACGACATGCCATGGCGGGACACCGCGGCGATCGAGGAGGAAAGCCTGCTCCGCGACGGCGAGCAAGAAGAGAAGCGCCTTCCCCGTAGATTCTACGTCCTCGCGTTCGTCGCGGTGTTCctcgtcctcttcttcctcttcgcgCTGGTCCTGTGGGGCGCCAGTCGCCATCAGAGCCCGCAGGTCACCATGAAC AGCATCACGTTCGAGGATTTCTACGTCCAAGCCGGCACCGATTCCTCCCTCGTGCCCACCGATCTGCTGACTCTGAACTCGACGGTGAAGCTCACCTACCGCAACACCGGGAGCTTCTTCGGCGTGCACGTGACCTCGACGCCGGTGCTGCTCGACTACTACCAGCTCGCGATCGCCAGCGGCAGC ATAGATTACTTCTACCAATCCCGGAAGAGTCAGAGGAACCTCCATGTGGCGGTGATGAGCAGCAAGCTCCCACTCTACGGCGGCGGGTCGGGTCTCAGCGGCCGGCCAAATGGTCAACCAGTGAACCTGACCCTCAGCGTCACCGTCAGGTCAAGGGCACACGTGCTGGGAAAACTGGTGAAGCCCAAGTTCTACAGCCATGTCCGGTGTGCTATTGTGATGGACCAGACCAGGTTGGACACGCCTGTGTCTCTCAAGAACTCATGCCAGTACAGTTGA